One Neodiprion pinetum isolate iyNeoPine1 chromosome 1, iyNeoPine1.2, whole genome shotgun sequence genomic window carries:
- the Cpr97Ea gene encoding uncharacterized protein Cpr97Ea: protein MRALATIVVVTLAVALVSGQQYQQGGNAYGDEYADYESPRPAHPTPRSYAAAPAPAQRASAPSAPKPTPVAILKQINRHNEDGSYTYGFEGGDGSFKIETKLPTGEVKGKYGFVDDTGKVRVVEYGANKYGFQPSGEGITVAPPTLVDETTNKEGLHNVNTNYQDYSDYQQPAPARPQIRPTPAAASLRQQQAYERAQFAPQPQPQQQYRPQPQAPVQQYQPQQAQTQAIYAPQQNPRARIPTHQAPQAPVFAHAAPAPLPQSRQEIGYATRPAPVHQAQAYDDPEPARPQFNSQGPVQFSPAPVSAPRPQPQARSQGGGILDQLARDYALPQGGAAPLHDISFGYY from the exons ATGCGGGCCCTTGCAACG ATAGTGGTGGTGACCTTGGCCGTGGCGTTGGTATCCGGCCAGCAGTACCAGCAGGGTGGAAACGCATACGGCGACGAGTACGCGGACTACGAATCGCCGCGACCGGCGCACCCGACGCCGCGAAGTTACGCAGCAGCGCCGGCGCCTGCGCAAAGAGCATCAGCGCCATCTGCACCGAAGCCGACGCCAGTTGCGATCCTGAAGCAGATAAACAGGCACAACGAGGACGGCTCGTACACCTACGGTTTCGAGGGTGGTGACGGCTCATTCAAGATCGAGACTAAGCTGCCGACAGGCGAGGTCAAGGGCAAGTACGGATTCGTAGACGACACGGGGAAGGTCCGCGTCGTCGAGTACGGAGCGAACAAGTACGGCTTCCAGCCTTCCGGCGAGGGCATCACCGTCGCACCCCCGACCCTCGTCGACGAGACTACGAACAAGGAGGGCCTCCACAACGTCAACACCAACTACCAAGACTACTCCGACTACCAGCAACCCGCTCCCGCTCGGCCCCAGATAAGACCCACCCCCGCCGCCGCCTCCCTTCGCCAGCAGCAGGCCTACGAACGTGCGCAGTTCGCCCCCCAGCCCCAACCCCAACAGCAGTACCGCCCCCAGCCCCAGGCCCCGGTCCAGCAGTACCAACCTCAGCAGGCCCAGACCCAGGCGATCTACGCACCCCAGCAGAACCCTCGGGCCCGTATCCCAACCCATCAGGCCCCCCAGGCCCCCGTCTTCGCCCACGCCGCCCCCGCCCCGCTGCCCCAGAGCCGTCAGGAAATCGGCTACGCCACCAGACCCGCCCCCGTCCACCAGGCCCAGGCATACGATGATCCTGAACCCGCTCGCCCGCAGTTCAACTCTCAGGGCCCCGTTCAGTTCAGCCCCGCACCAGTCTCTGCCCCCAGGCCCCAACCTCAGGCTCGCAGCCAAGGCGGCGGTATCCTCGACCAACTCGCGAGAGACTACGCGCTTCCGCAGGGAGGCGCTGCTCCGCTTCACGACATCAGCTTCGGCTATTACTAG